The Nicotiana tomentosiformis chromosome 2, ASM39032v3, whole genome shotgun sequence genome includes the window TTATATTATATCTAAAAATAATTAAAGATTATATGTATGAATTTCTGGTCAAAGTTAATAATACATCTGAAATGAATAAAAGGAACTTACACCGAATATCATCTATAAGGAAGTATTAATTAGGTGATACACTTCATTGCATGTTTGTACCTCATACAATCAAAATAAGTAAGAAAAAAACTCATTTATCTAATTAAACTTTAGTTATTCATCTTCATAGGTTTATAGCCTATTTGGGCAAGTttctttttggccaaaaatgcttTTTAttgccaaaagtacttttttcaaagtttaggtgtttggccaagcttttaaaagagaaaaaagtgcttttgattTGAAGCAGTTTTTGACAAGCAAACAAAATTGCTTTTTCCCAAAAGTACtttgaaaaaaatatacttataagcacttttaaaagtttgaccaaatattagttgttgctcaaaagtatttttcaaattaatttgtCAAACTATTTCtcgccaaaagtatttttttaaaagtattttttgagAAAAACACTTTTCAAATATAGACTGTTTttagaagcttggtcaaacaggCTATTAAATGATATCTCATCATCTTGATCTAGACAAACAAGTCACGATATGACGTTCCATAATATTAATCattcaattaaacttataattatTTGCTCAAAACTTTATTTTAATAATGTAGTTATTATCTTACAAAAAAGAattctacataactcggaatacACGTATAACACACTTGTCGAGAAATTAGTTATACTAAAAGTGAGAAGACCTTAAGTGTAAATTTGAATTACTAAAATATTCATAAAATATTGAATATCATTTTCCTCATTTAAACACTATTCCTATAATGCTAATATATAATATAGTAAAAACACTTCATAATAGATATGGTACTATCAAGAATCATACAGATAGTGGAATTGAGCCTCTTTACTGCCTATCATTATTAGATTCTTTGCTAATAACGTGGATTAAAAAATATGTTAAGTGAATCTAAACTTCAATTCAAATGAAAAGACTACAGTTTTAAGTCTCTAATGTTCTTGGAGTCTATAGATACATATCCAGGCTCTTGGTATGCACATTAAACATAGCAAAAATCTTCAGAGCATCCCATGTACCATACCCAAATTGAGAATCAAGTGTTTGTATGGATCAAAGAGAGAGGAGAGGACAGAGAGAGTTGAAGCAAGGGAgagaaaaagtatatatatatatatatggaagagCATAAGTATATGCGAAGAAGAGTATAACAGTGTAGGTGTCAGGATGCCAAAATTAGTTCTCCTAAACGGAAAATCGGTAACCGTACTGCCTCAAGCAAAAGAATTATGAAGGCTTAATCAACCGTGTTTCAAGAAAGAAGAGAGTACATAGTTGATAAGTTATGTGTccagttatgctttgataatttgacaaacttaatgataagaaccagatGGGGAATCTGTTTCACACCTTCAAAGTGCTCaagatcaacaagtctcaagtctAGACTATGATCCAACACCTAGAGTCCAAGAAACAATAGAGGTAACAGATCCACACCAGTTCCTTCGTTGACAGTACCAGTCAACTTCCCACAGCTGTAAAGTGACTACAACTGTTTCTCTGCACATACGCAACAATGTAAACAGTAGACCAGTCACTTTATGGAGAATGTctttgtaccaaacatgcttacatCATTCAAGAGATGTCACTTATGCAATATTAACATGAAGGAAAGGCAAAAACAATAAGTGCACATTCCAGAATCGATCAAGCTTTCTCTCAAGTGTATTGCCTACCTGCAAGTGACATTCAAGGCGTCAAGAACAAAGagcaacataacgaaggaccagtttccGGCATTGAGCTAtcatatgtccttagttgtgtagcACCTTTGTCAAAgcgatttacttgtaattcctacttagcttaattagaagcattgtgtaggaaacctttgtAACATCATAAACcatgtgtttgtgtcttggctagagttagttgagttgtaagctttgtaatagagttattacaaagggacttgtaatagagttgttacaaattagtgggggattaagaggttaattcctaggttacaatagtttgtaatctgaagtttactcagtagtgaagttaaaatcctacaagggtaggtcgtgagttttaatcccgtgagctgggagttttcatATAAAACTCTACTGTGTTATTTACTTACTACTGTGTGCGTGCGTTCTGTGGGAAtatatagagaacctggttctctatataagtttggtggacccttagatTCTATTAATTGGTATTAGAATGGATTttttctatcaggctaacacctagaaaggatcctcatggctgctccaccaaacttcgaaGAAGGTCAATCCacctacagaccaccaagattcaatggccaatactacggatggtggaagataaggatgcatgattttatcatggctgaaAATTCAGAGCTCTGGGATGTCATCTACGATGGTCCCTTCATCCCTATGAAAAATATTGGGCAACCATCAGTGATTGTTCCCAAGTCTAGGAAGGAATACATCGATGTTGACCGCAAGGCTATAGAAAAGAACTTTCGAGCAAAGAAAATCCTCGTCTGTAGCATTGGACCAGATGAATACAACAGGATTTCTGCCTGTCAATCTGCAAAGGAAatctgggaagctctccaaaTAGCACACGAAGGgacaactcaagtcaagcagtcGAAGATTGATATGCTAACCACAGAGTATGAGCTCTTCAGGATGAAGGATGATGATtccattcaggacatgcacacTCGCTTCACCTATATCATCAATGAGCTTCACTCTCTGGGAGAAATCATTCCCGGGAACAAACTTATCAGGAAAATACTTAGTGTATTACCTGGTTCAAGGGAAAGCAAAGTAAATACTATCACAGAGAAAAAGAATATGCAAAAGCGGatcattgatgaactcattggcaATCTGAAAACTtgtgaaatgaagaagaagaagaaggataatGAGAGAAAAGAGCCTAAAAGGGAGAAAaacctggtcctcaagacagACAAAAATGACTCAAGCGGTGACGatgcttgtcacgacccgaaatatcttcggaccgtgatggcgcctaatatttcacttgctaggcaagtcaacgttagaataatattatccaatttttaaaacaatttttaaatttattaataacaaagaataattgcggaagtaaattctaaaatatagtgaataatccataattgcagcggtgtctaaataccatcccagaattggtgtcacaagtgcacgagcttctagaataaatacaaataaaggtctgaataaaatatagctgtctgaaaataaacacacagctaaagtaaaatagacggggacttcagaactgcggacgccatgcagttatacctcaagtctcctctagtaactgaaatccgagcaagtctatggtacgccgttgggactaactccaaaatctgcacaagaagtgcagagagtagtatcagtacaaccgaccccatgtactggtaagtgctgagcctaacctcgacgaagtggtgacgaggctaaggcaggtcacttacattgcctgtacgcaatattagtaacaacaataataatataaataaatcaggtaactcatttataataattgaagccaacgctgcagtcataatcaattatcatttccatcaattatgttgcagcgtgcaacccgctctcacaatatattcacattcaattctgttgtagcgtgcaacccgcactcacaatatattcacattcggttctgttgcggcgtgtaacccgctcctctaatatatttattttaatcaagtctgttgcgcgtgcaacctgatcccccaatattttaaacaagtctgttgcggcgtgcaacccgatcctccaatatggacttttaataagtctgttgcggcgtgcaactcgatcctccaatatggacttttaataagtctgttgcggcgtacaacccgatcctccaatatattcattataatcaatcatgttgtggcgtgcaacccgcacctccaacatattcatttaccaattcttatagaagaaattttttcaataaatgtaacaattaatataaaattagaagacaacaagcatacaataattatgatttaatcatgaaacaaacaatgacaaatcgcaaattattatggaaatcagggagaaaataggcaatttaatatttaatatgctaaatatcaaataacaattaaaacacataattcaaatagcatgtaacaattaatgcaggaattcaagaattaatatttgacaaataataggagagaaataattattataataattaatttatgatttaaaataatttataatttttcaattaagcaggcaaacaattaatttgacgacgtatagacactcgtcacattgcctatacatcgttcacatgcaattcacataacaaataatttaagagttctattccttcaagtcaaggttaaccacgacacttacctcgctttgcaaatttcaatcaattactcaacgacagcttttccttttatatttgtctccaaaagcttcaaatctattcacaagcaattcgatatattcaatacgaatataaggaattaattccatatgaatttactaattttccggataaaaatctgaaattcattaaaatattcgacagtggaacccacgtctcaaatGTCGGAAAAACTTACGGAATAtgaacactcgttccgatacgagttcaatcatacaaaaattgtccaattccgatatcaaatggaccttcaaatcttaaattttcgtttttggaaaaaaattcaatttcttccatctaaatccgaaataaatgatgaatataggcttagatttatgaaatacaatcaccatatgataaagaacacttacccatttcgaaatcatgaaaaaatcgcccctaagccgagttataattgaaggtttgtgaaaaatggaaaaaaccccattttggttctgttttaagtcacaggggccaggccttcttcgcgttcgcaaaaggCCTGTCGCGTTCACGATCAGTAGAAGCTCGTAGCTTTCACGtttgcgagtcctccttcgcgttcgcgaaggcttttttccccctggccttcgcgttcgcgtgccagtgctcgcgttcgcgtataaggacaactgacccctcccccaggcctctaaagcttcgcgttcgcgttgagctggtcgtgttcgcgaagggtaaagtccccatagcttcgcATTCACGGTccaatcttcgcgttcgcgaagaaggaaaattcagtCAGCTCAGtttgctcttcgtgttcgcgagagtacattcgcgaacgcgatgaaggaaataccagaagcccaaagtttgcagaaaaccagattttctaagtccgaaattatccagtagcctatccgaaactcccCGGAGCCcacgaggctccaaaccaaacatgcacacaagttctaaaacatcatacaaacttgctcgcgcgatcaaatcgccaaaataacacctagaactacgaatcggacaccaaatcaaaggaaattttcaagaaaactttaaaacttatatcttCACAGccggatgtccgaatcacatcaaatcaactccgtttctcaccaaattcggtagacaagtcataaatattatagtggacctataccgggctacggaaccaaaatacggacccggtgtcaataaatccaacatcagtcaTTTCTTAAatatcattaagctttcaagcttttaatgtttcatcgaaattctatatctcgagctagggatcaacttgcccctctttccgaacctcattacacctttcataggtgaaacccagagcaatattctttctccaaccatgaatgcaatatcacgaactttatggttggcataacgcttttgcctagactgagctgtgcaaagtcgatcctgaataatcttgaccttatccaaggcatcctgtaccaaatcggtacccaacaaccgagcctctcctggttcaaaccaaccaactggcgatcggtatTGCCTTCCgtataaggcctcatatggagccatctgaatgctcgacttgtagttattattataagcaaactccgcaagtggcaagaaatgatcccaagaacctccaaagtccataacacaagcgcagagcatatcttccaatatctgaatagtgcgctctgactatccgtctgtctgtggatgaaatgttgtactcaatctgcgtacctcgatctgaaataatagacacgggcacaccgtgaaggcggacaatctcacgaatgtaaatttcagctaacctctctgaagaataggtaactgccgctggaatgaaatgtgttaatttggtcaacctgtccacaatgacccaaactatgtcaaattttctctgagtctgtaggagcccaacaacaaaatccatagtgatacgctcccactcccACTCAGGAATttttaacttctgaagcaaaccatcaggtctctgatgctcgtacttaacttgctgacaattcagacatcgagctacatatgcagctatatcctttttcattctcctccaccaataatgttgccgcaaatcttgatacattttggtggtacctggatgaatagaatacctggaattatgtgcttcttcaagaattaattcacgaagtccatccatattaggcacacaaatatgaccctgcattcgcagaaccccatcttcccccacagcaacctgtttggcatcaccgcgccgtaccgtgtccttaaggaaaagtaaatgaggatcatcatactgcctctccctgatgcgctcatataaagaagatcgagcgactgtgcaagctagaacccgactgggttctaaaacatctaacctcacgaactgattagccaaagtctgaacatctacagctaatggcctctcaccaaccggaatatacgcaagactgcccatactcacagcctttctactcaaagcattggccaccacattggcctttccggggtgatacaaaatggtgatatcatagtctttcaacaactccaaccatcttctctgcctcaaattaagatcattttgtttaaacagatacagaaggctacgatgatcagtaaatacctcacacgagacaccgtagaggtaatgccttcaaatctttagcgcatgaataatggctgccaattctaagtcatgaacacgataattcttctcgtgaactttcaactgtcgcgacgcatatgcaattacctttccatcttgcattaatactgtaccaagcccaatgtgagatacgtcacaatataccgtatacaatcctgaacctgtgggtaataccaacatgggcgccgtagtcaaaacggtcttgagcttctgaaagctcatctcacactcgtctgaccatctgaatgggacacctttctgggtcaatctggtcaatggtcTTGCTAtaaatgaaaacccttccacgaaccgacgataataacctgctaaacccaggaaactccggatctctgtaactgaagtagctctaggccaattctgaacagcctcaatcttcttaggatccacctttatgccttctggcgatacaatatgccccaaaaaggcaactaagtctaaccaaaactcacattttgaaaacttggcatagaactgattattcttcaaagtgtgaaacacacttcgaagatgctgctcatgctcctctcgactggtGGAGTAAATCAATATatgatcaatgaatacaaccacaaaaaaatccaaataaggcttgaacacccaattcatcaaatccataaatgttgctggggcatttgtcaacccaaatgacatcactaggaactcgtaatgcccataccgagtccgaaaagctatcttagtgacatcagatgccctaatcttcaactgatggtaaccagatctcaaatcaatcttcgaaaataccttggcaccctgatgctgatcaaacaagtcattaattcttggcagcggatatttgtttttgatagtggccttgttcaactgccgatagtctatacacatccgcatagagccatctttcttctttacaaataatattggtgcaccccagggcgagacaccgggtctaatgaatccctgatcaagcaagtcgtgtaactgctctttcaattctttcaactctggcggggccatacggtatggtggaatagaaatgggcagagtgcccggagccaaatcaatacagaagtcaatatctctgtcggatggcatccccggcagatctacaggaaatacttctggaaattcacgaacaactagtactgagtccatagaagggacatccacactgggatcgcgaatataagccaaataggctagacaccctttctctaccatacaccgagctttcatataagaaataaccctgctggcaaaatgaccaggagttccttttcactctaactgaggtaaccccggcacacctagggtcactgtcttggcatgacaatctaatatagcatgataaggggacagccaatccatacccaagatgatatcaaaatctaccatatcaagaagtagaagatccacactaatctcaagattaccaatagtaaccacacacaaacgatagacatgatctactataacagagtctcccaccggtgtagatacatacacagaagcactcagagaatcacaaggcacaaccaaatatgaagcaaaatgggaggacacataggaataagtagatcctggatcaaatagaactgaagcatctctatggaaaattggaataatacctgtgatcataatatcagatgactcggcctcaagcctagctagaaaatcataaaatcggggttgggccccaccactctgaactgcatccctgggacggcctctgattggctggcctccacctctaacggtctgacctccacctctaatggcctgacctccacctctaatagcctgacctccacctctagctggctgacccctacctctggctgcctcaGCAGGCGGTGAAGtaaccagtgccggtatgatggcacgaaaATCTTGCCGAGatatgttactcgccaatctaggacaatacctcctgatatgactAATGTTCCTacactcataacacctatcccgatgtcgtggctgctgaagctgacccaaatgggccggataaccgcggTAATAACTCTAGAGTGGTGATGTATTGATAGGAGCTAAATGTGCACTGAATATTggctgcctagagtaaggcataataggattgtgactccctgaagcaccgggagatacatgaagtgctggaTGAAATGGTCTGGGCGGATGACCCCTACcgaaattacctctgcctccagacgaggcaccattgaaaccaccgaactgacgaggcctcttatcgaacctcttctctctctctcctgtgcaagaaccatctcgatcctccttgcgacattagcagtcgcctgaaaagaaatcttacttccggtctccttggccatctgaagtctgatagggtgagtgggtccctcaataaacctcctcactctctctctctctgtaggTAGttaaaggagagcatgacgggccaaatccacaaaataggactcatactgagtaacaatcatactgccctgctgtaaacgctcaaattgcttgcggaattcctctctcagtgtgatagggaggaacttctccagaaatagctgagagaactgctcccaggtaagtgcatgcgatctgactggtcgggtcaatgtataaactctccaccacctcttggcggaactcatcatatgaaatacagcaaaatcaaccccattggtctcaactatacccatgttctgcagcacctcgtggcaacgttcaagataatcctgtgggtcctcagaaggtgtaccactaaagtgaactgaaaagagcttagtaaacttatccagtctcaataaggcctcaaaggacatggcgggcctatcaccgatctgtgccgcaataactggctgaactaccccaactggcgggctACTGGAGCTTGATTCtgtggagccatctgctccggagcgggagtagtgggagtttgtgctcctcccccaacctgcgAGATGGCTGATGCCACTGGAAATATACCATTTTGTGTCACGCCCTCCATAAgtcttaccaaacggactagagcgtcccgAAGTACTGGAATGACTATTAAGCAttctgggacctgaactggtccaactggtacattctgaactggaacctcctcctgaaggtccacctgaggttcttcaacaggtgcagctactcgagctctggactgagctctacctcggcctctgcctctagcacgacctcggcctcgacctctacctctggccatagtttccaccggggattctggtccctgtccatcggtagaggtattacatattctcaccatctgcgagagaataagagtagaatggttcaatcatcgatgatagaataaatccGCACGATAGAAGAAAAAAGAAGTGATGTtgtcctaaacttcatagcctctgagagataagtacagacgtccccGTACCgctccttcagactctactaagcttgctcgtgaatcgtgagacctatgtaacctagtgctctgataccaactgtcacgacccaaaattcccaccttcggaccgtgatggcgcctaacatttcacttgctaggtaagccaacattagaataatattatccattttataaaa containing:
- the LOC138904819 gene encoding uncharacterized protein, coding for MAAPPNFEEGQSTYRPPRFNGQYYGWWKIRMHDFIMAENSELWDVIYDGPFIPMKNIGQPSVIVPKSRKEYIDVDRKAIEKNFRAKKILVCSIGPDEYNRISACQSAKEIWEALQIAHEGTTQVKQSKIDMLTTEYELFRMKDDDSIQDMHTRFTYIINELHSLGEIIPGNKLIRKILSVLPGSRESKVNTITEKKNMQKRIIDELIGNLKTCEMKKKKKDNERKEPKREKNLNTELLIIFKDDILGHHNADMTYLTKRFQKMVRKNGGIPKRGSSSKPRGYDLCHKCGKPGHFIEDFLLLKQDQYKHNTDKAAKRNPVPNKRFKRKDVTNNVVKHTLAAWGDFSSEYREDDEQGHNSMMAVKSEAAEYDSIFALMAKSDDDEDDEVNFLDVQRNLFVSKYPPGSYENSVSKSRN